A genomic segment from Peribacillus sp. ACCC06369 encodes:
- a CDS encoding sigma-70 family RNA polymerase sigma factor: MEDFSALKTEFTPMIHHIIRSLSIYKNKEEFFQVGLIALWESIGNFNEEYGQFSNYAYTVIKGKILNELKHHHKYETCTEPFDSFILEIKDPFSIHEEAFPIVNNEDRVAHS, translated from the coding sequence ATGGAAGATTTCTCAGCTCTAAAGACTGAATTTACCCCGATGATCCATCATATTATCCGCTCACTATCCATCTATAAGAATAAAGAAGAATTTTTCCAAGTAGGTTTGATTGCTTTATGGGAATCAATCGGGAATTTCAATGAGGAATACGGACAATTCTCTAACTATGCCTATACTGTAATCAAAGGCAAAATCTTGAACGAATTAAAGCATCATCATAAATATGAAACCTGCACCGAACCATTTGATTCCTTCATACTAGAGATTAAAGATCCTTTTTCAATCCACGAAGAGGCCTTCCCCATTGTAAATAATGAAGATAGGGTGGCTCACTCATGA
- a CDS encoding M3 family oligoendopeptidase → MKFNEYEYKRPEMDEIKNRFMNALEKFTDAGNADEQIKAMEEINEIRNYVGTMFNLVYIRHSIDTNDEFYKAENDYLDDFSPEMEELTSKFYNELVRSNYRQELEVKWGNQLFDLAEAQLKTFSPEIIPQLQKENKLSSEYSQLIASAKIHFDGKELTLAQLQPFMESADRELRKNASRAYYGFFEEKQVDLDRIFDELVKVRHEISIALGYGNFVELGYYRMTRTDYDADMAAAFRKQVKKEVVPLVTRLKGRQRERLGLENLNYYDENFHFKTGNAVPKGDAEWIIENGKKMYQELSPETNEFFNYMIANDLMDLVAKKGKESGGYCTFIEDYKAPFIFSNFNGTSGDIDVLTHEAGHAFQVYRSRNLDIPEYYWPTYEACEIHSMSMEFLTWPWMELFFKEDTEKYKFSHLSGALTFLPYGVAVDEFQHFVYENPEASPLERKQAWRKIEMEYLPHRDYEGNEYLQNGGYWQRQSHIYQSPFYYIDYTLAQICAFQFWKRSAEKDETAWKDYLNLCQLGGSKSFLDLVESANLKSPFVDGTVQSVVKVIDEWLSTVDDKAL, encoded by the coding sequence ATGAAATTTAATGAGTATGAATATAAACGTCCTGAAATGGATGAGATTAAAAACCGGTTCATGAACGCTTTGGAAAAGTTTACGGATGCTGGAAATGCTGATGAACAAATAAAAGCCATGGAAGAAATAAATGAAATTCGAAATTATGTAGGTACGATGTTTAATTTGGTATATATTCGACATTCCATTGATACCAATGATGAATTTTATAAAGCGGAGAATGATTATTTAGATGACTTCTCCCCTGAAATGGAAGAATTAACATCAAAATTTTACAATGAACTCGTTCGCTCGAATTATCGTCAGGAGCTTGAGGTGAAATGGGGAAATCAACTATTTGACTTGGCAGAAGCCCAACTTAAAACCTTTTCACCCGAAATCATACCGCAACTGCAAAAAGAAAATAAATTATCGAGTGAATATTCGCAATTAATTGCCTCTGCAAAAATTCACTTTGATGGAAAAGAGCTGACACTTGCCCAGCTTCAGCCTTTTATGGAGTCGGCGGACCGTGAGTTAAGGAAAAATGCAAGTCGGGCATATTACGGTTTCTTTGAAGAAAAGCAGGTGGATTTGGATCGCATATTCGATGAACTTGTCAAGGTGAGGCATGAGATCTCGATAGCGCTAGGCTATGGAAACTTTGTGGAGCTTGGGTATTATCGAATGACAAGGACTGATTATGATGCTGATATGGCTGCTGCATTCCGCAAACAGGTTAAAAAGGAAGTGGTACCGCTTGTTACCCGGCTGAAGGGACGACAGCGCGAACGTCTTGGTTTGGAGAATTTAAACTATTATGATGAGAATTTTCATTTCAAGACTGGTAATGCCGTTCCAAAGGGCGATGCGGAGTGGATCATCGAAAATGGGAAAAAGATGTACCAAGAGCTCTCGCCTGAAACGAATGAGTTTTTCAATTATATGATAGCTAATGACCTGATGGATCTTGTGGCGAAGAAAGGAAAAGAAAGCGGGGGCTACTGTACTTTTATAGAAGACTATAAAGCTCCATTCATCTTTTCCAATTTCAATGGTACTTCCGGGGATATAGATGTTTTAACACATGAGGCAGGACATGCGTTCCAAGTGTATCGCAGCCGTAATCTCGACATTCCTGAGTATTATTGGCCCACATATGAAGCCTGTGAAATCCATTCGATGAGTATGGAATTCCTAACTTGGCCATGGATGGAGCTATTTTTCAAGGAAGATACGGAAAAGTATAAGTTTTCCCATTTAAGTGGTGCTCTCACATTCCTCCCGTATGGGGTAGCTGTTGATGAATTTCAGCATTTTGTTTATGAAAATCCTGAAGCCTCCCCCCTTGAAAGAAAGCAGGCTTGGCGTAAAATCGAGATGGAATATTTGCCACATCGTGATTATGAAGGGAATGAATACCTGCAGAATGGCGGGTATTGGCAGCGGCAAAGCCACATTTATCAGTCGCCTTTTTATTATATCGACTATACATTGGCCCAAATTTGCGCTTTCCAATTCTGGAAAAGGTCAGCTGAAAAAGATGAAACGGCTTGGAAGGATTATTTGAATCTGTGTCAACTTGGAGGCAGCAAGTCCTTCCTTGATCTCGTTGAATCTGCGAATCTGAAATCTCCATTTGTTGACGGGACAGTACAGTCGGTCGTTAAGGTGATAGACGAATGGCTTTCCACTGTCGATGATAAAGCATTATAA
- a CDS encoding ZIP family metal transporter has translation MSGVLLGSILSAMSTGFGALPILFIQGSITHRFRDTLLAFTAGIMMAASLLSLIPESLATGGYIQLVIGVFLGVMTLTIMEKNIPHIDLSHTKSGIQFDEKALLIITAITLHNIPEGLSVGVSYASDTADTGNLIAFAIGLQNAPEGLLVALFLINQKIGKFTAFLIATLTGTIEIITGLLGYYLTSYIGFLVPYGLAFAAGAMLFIVYKELIPESHGDGNERTSTYSFIVGLLFMVILLEIL, from the coding sequence ATGAGTGGAGTTTTATTAGGCAGCATCCTATCTGCTATGTCTACAGGGTTCGGTGCGTTACCGATCTTGTTCATTCAAGGTTCAATCACACATCGTTTCAGAGACACGCTTCTGGCATTTACCGCTGGTATCATGATGGCTGCTTCGTTATTGAGCCTGATTCCGGAGTCTTTAGCCACCGGAGGGTATATTCAGCTTGTCATTGGGGTTTTTCTCGGGGTAATGACATTAACGATCATGGAAAAAAACATTCCGCATATCGATCTCAGCCATACGAAAAGTGGTATTCAGTTCGATGAAAAGGCTTTGCTTATCATCACTGCCATTACACTCCATAATATCCCAGAGGGTCTTTCTGTAGGTGTCAGTTACGCCTCGGATACAGCTGATACAGGTAACTTGATCGCATTTGCCATCGGCCTGCAAAATGCCCCGGAAGGGTTACTTGTCGCCTTGTTTTTAATTAATCAAAAAATCGGTAAATTCACAGCGTTCCTGATAGCAACCTTGACCGGTACCATCGAAATAATTACGGGCTTATTGGGTTATTATTTAACCTCTTACATTGGGTTCCTGGTTCCATACGGCTTAGCTTTCGCTGCGGGAGCCATGCTTTTCATCGTTTATAAGGAATTGATTCCTGAAAGCCATGGGGATGGTAATGAACGCACCTCAACCTATTCCTTCATTGTCGGTCTTTTGTTCATGGTAATATTATTGGAAATTTTGTAA
- a CDS encoding ATP-binding cassette domain-containing protein, which produces MFRLEKIRYKGILHIDGLKISGGMVTCLTGESGAGKTSLLRLLNRMDDPDSGSIYYQDQLLDNFNPIELRRKVTMLSQTPFTFPGTIEENLQLGLELTEREKKDKAELVKALETVQLQKSLDEGAENLSGGEKQRLALARLLLLRPEVYLLDEPTSALDEETELRVMSRFLDEVKREKGTVIMITHSKQLADICAEKMIVLKKAKEADY; this is translated from the coding sequence ATGTTTAGGCTTGAAAAAATTAGGTATAAAGGCATCCTGCATATTGATGGTTTGAAAATATCCGGTGGCATGGTTACTTGCTTGACAGGGGAAAGCGGAGCAGGAAAAACATCACTTCTACGATTATTGAACAGGATGGATGACCCGGATAGCGGTTCAATCTATTATCAAGATCAGTTGCTGGATAATTTCAACCCGATAGAGCTCCGACGTAAAGTCACAATGCTTTCTCAGACACCGTTCACTTTTCCGGGAACGATTGAAGAAAATCTCCAGCTGGGCCTGGAATTGACAGAACGGGAAAAAAAGGATAAAGCCGAATTGGTGAAAGCACTTGAAACCGTACAATTGCAGAAGTCTTTAGATGAGGGGGCGGAAAATCTTTCTGGAGGGGAGAAACAAAGGCTGGCACTAGCGAGATTACTTTTATTGAGACCAGAAGTGTATTTACTGGATGAGCCGACTTCGGCTCTCGATGAGGAAACCGAGCTAAGGGTCATGAGCCGTTTTTTAGACGAAGTAAAGCGGGAAAAAGGAACGGTCATCATGATTACCCATTCAAAACAGCTTGCGGACATATGTGCTGAAAAGATGATCGTTCTGAAAAAGGCCAAGGAGGCTGACTATTAA
- a CDS encoding MFS transporter: MGSIAAIKTNPQKQDMTLKIMIIIGICHLMNDSLQAVVPAMFPILEKSMSLTYTQLGMIAFCLNIVSSLLQPAVGFYTDKKPLPYALPIGLTSTLIGVIILAIAPNYTVILGAVILMGFGSAIFHPEGSRVAYMAGGPKRGLAQSIYQVGGNSGQALAPLITAIVLVPFGQKGALWFALVALTAVILLLYIAKWYSQKLVHFQPKKLAAKVINKERSHKVAKALVLILFIIFARSWYVSCMTNFYSFYLIEQHSFTIKSAQIFLFAFLAAGAVGTFFGGPLADRFGRKNVIFFSFAASMPITALLPFVPPTAAFILLLMAGFIIMSSFSVTVIYAQELVPGKVGTMAGLTVGLAFGMGAIGSVSLGAIADIIGIESMIKIVGFLPLLGIISILLPTDLTLKKWYAEE; encoded by the coding sequence ATGGGAAGTATCGCTGCCATTAAAACAAACCCGCAAAAACAAGATATGACTCTGAAAATCATGATCATCATAGGCATCTGCCATTTAATGAATGATTCACTTCAGGCCGTAGTTCCGGCCATGTTCCCAATCCTGGAGAAATCAATGTCGCTAACGTATACACAGCTCGGGATGATTGCATTCTGCCTGAATATCGTCTCATCCCTTCTGCAGCCGGCAGTTGGGTTCTATACAGATAAAAAGCCCCTTCCCTATGCATTGCCCATTGGATTGACCAGTACTTTAATAGGGGTCATCATACTTGCAATTGCCCCAAACTATACCGTTATCCTTGGTGCAGTCATCTTGATGGGCTTTGGGTCAGCCATTTTCCATCCGGAAGGTTCTAGGGTTGCCTACATGGCAGGCGGCCCTAAAAGAGGCCTGGCACAATCAATTTATCAGGTTGGCGGAAATAGCGGGCAAGCCCTTGCCCCACTCATCACAGCCATCGTACTTGTTCCTTTCGGTCAAAAAGGCGCACTCTGGTTTGCCTTGGTTGCCTTAACGGCCGTTATCCTATTGCTGTATATTGCCAAGTGGTATTCTCAAAAATTAGTTCACTTCCAGCCTAAAAAGCTTGCTGCAAAAGTAATCAATAAAGAACGGTCCCATAAAGTGGCCAAAGCCTTGGTATTAATTTTATTCATTATTTTTGCCCGTTCCTGGTATGTATCGTGCATGACGAACTTTTATAGTTTTTATTTGATCGAGCAGCATTCATTCACGATAAAATCCGCTCAGATTTTCCTATTTGCCTTTTTAGCCGCTGGAGCTGTAGGTACGTTTTTCGGTGGCCCGCTTGCGGATAGATTCGGTCGTAAAAATGTAATTTTCTTTTCTTTCGCTGCAAGCATGCCAATAACCGCACTTTTACCATTCGTACCTCCTACAGCCGCTTTTATCTTATTATTGATGGCTGGGTTCATTATAATGAGCAGTTTTTCTGTCACTGTAATTTACGCACAGGAATTGGTCCCGGGAAAAGTCGGAACAATGGCCGGCTTGACTGTAGGGTTAGCCTTTGGAATGGGTGCCATTGGATCCGTTTCATTGGGTGCCATCGCAGATATAATCGGAATCGAATCCATGATTAAGATAGTGGGATTCCTGCCATTGCTTGGGATCATCAGCATATTGCTGCCGACTGATCTAACATTGAAAAAATGGTATGCAGAAGAATGA
- a CDS encoding phosphocarrier protein HPr yields MVEKTFTVTAETGIHARPATLLVQAAGKFDSEINLAYKEKKVNLKSIMGVMSLGIGKGAEITISAEGSDENDALNTLAETLNREGLAE; encoded by the coding sequence ATGGTGGAAAAAACATTTACAGTAACTGCAGAAACAGGAATACATGCTCGGCCGGCTACATTGCTGGTACAAGCTGCTGGAAAATTCGATTCAGAAATAAACCTTGCTTATAAAGAGAAAAAAGTGAACCTTAAATCCATTATGGGTGTAATGTCACTAGGTATTGGCAAAGGGGCAGAGATTACGATTTCTGCTGAAGGAAGCGATGAAAATGATGCACTGAACACACTTGCTGAAACGTTGAATAGAGAAGGATTAGCAGAATAA
- a CDS encoding DUF2187 family protein, translating into MKKAEVGNIIEFREGLKGIVEKVNENSVIVDVTYMENYRDLELEQKTVVNHKNYKIIG; encoded by the coding sequence ATGAAGAAAGCGGAAGTCGGAAATATCATTGAATTTAGAGAAGGCTTAAAAGGAATCGTCGAGAAAGTGAACGAGAACTCAGTAATCGTGGACGTCACGTATATGGAAAATTATCGTGATTTGGAACTTGAGCAGAAAACCGTCGTCAACCATAAAAATTATAAAATCATAGGATAA
- a CDS encoding aspartyl-phosphate phosphatase Spo0E family protein — MNSRCATEICSEIRMKRWEMMELAKMYGIGHEYTLRQSEQLDKLINEYLILQHHSSVEVRNKREEMVVIVQKPFNDDFTF, encoded by the coding sequence ATGAATTCTAGGTGTGCAACGGAAATTTGTTCTGAGATTCGAATGAAGCGTTGGGAAATGATGGAGTTGGCAAAAATGTATGGAATAGGTCATGAGTATACCCTTCGCCAAAGCGAGCAACTTGATAAACTTATAAATGAGTATTTGATCCTTCAACATCATTCTTCAGTGGAAGTGAGAAATAAGCGGGAAGAAATGGTTGTTATTGTACAGAAGCCCTTTAATGATGATTTTACATTTTAA
- a CDS encoding ATP-binding protein: MKTRHKFTAYLLIVILPLIILSIIYWTNLERSIQKERQEKAEWAGTVYQEYIDQVISETKEKLLSLSSSVLYMDDKKTELLMKWIKDTDSRYAGVYWLNQDGVSISGTNKYFHHYSLIEQDDIELAVKTQKAVVIGTKDPYKPDFDYISIFAPILDHDKKAQGFLLVHIRLDHMEKTLKMLSPGHAFILETSDKTRILDINTEEFTGHSTWVDVPLTEVDWTLSVKMPDRINTNNINVLLILVFFTFFFTHMIYSVMEELIVRRNTKNQKLLNDKQKIDFVGTLAASTAHEIKNPLTGIKGLVQLLVEKHPEEQDQFYYSVIMKEIERINSIVSEFLILGKPMPQTLSLYDIRSIIAELRPIIESEARHFNIEVEWNIVKEPIRVHCTKDQLKQVILNIAKNGFEAMEVGGKLRIRIHHENEWAKIIIIDNGHGLNEKDIGKVFDPFYTSKKEGTGLGLFVCKRIIESFNGTIEFSSKPLNGTTVTISLPLIKDHP, translated from the coding sequence ATGAAAACAAGGCATAAATTCACCGCATATCTACTTATTGTTATTTTACCATTAATTATTTTGTCAATCATTTATTGGACGAATTTAGAACGTTCCATTCAAAAAGAAAGACAGGAAAAAGCTGAATGGGCGGGAACCGTTTATCAAGAATACATAGATCAAGTTATAAGTGAAACGAAGGAAAAGCTGCTTAGCCTTAGCAGTTCGGTTCTTTATATGGATGATAAAAAAACCGAACTTCTTATGAAATGGATCAAAGATACAGATTCCAGGTATGCCGGAGTATATTGGCTAAACCAGGATGGCGTTTCCATCTCAGGGACGAATAAATATTTCCATCATTACTCTTTAATTGAACAGGATGATATTGAGCTTGCAGTAAAAACTCAAAAAGCCGTTGTTATAGGAACAAAGGATCCATATAAACCTGATTTCGATTATATTTCCATTTTTGCTCCCATCCTGGATCATGATAAAAAGGCGCAAGGGTTTTTATTGGTACATATTAGGCTCGATCATATGGAAAAAACATTAAAAATGCTCAGCCCTGGTCATGCCTTTATCTTGGAAACAAGCGATAAAACCCGAATTCTAGATATAAATACCGAAGAATTCACTGGACATTCAACATGGGTGGATGTTCCTTTAACAGAAGTGGATTGGACTCTTTCGGTCAAGATGCCCGACAGGATTAATACAAATAACATAAATGTCCTTTTAATACTTGTCTTTTTCACCTTCTTTTTTACTCACATGATCTATAGCGTCATGGAGGAACTGATCGTTCGCAGGAATACCAAAAACCAAAAGTTATTAAACGATAAGCAAAAAATAGATTTTGTCGGTACATTGGCTGCCAGTACGGCACATGAAATAAAAAATCCACTTACCGGCATAAAGGGGCTGGTACAATTACTGGTTGAAAAACACCCAGAAGAACAAGATCAGTTTTATTACTCTGTCATCATGAAGGAAATTGAACGGATCAATAGTATAGTGAGCGAATTTTTGATTTTAGGGAAACCCATGCCCCAGACTTTATCCTTATATGATATTCGCAGTATCATTGCTGAATTGAGACCAATAATAGAATCAGAAGCACGTCACTTCAATATAGAAGTGGAATGGAACATCGTAAAGGAACCGATCAGGGTTCATTGTACAAAGGACCAACTCAAACAAGTCATTCTCAACATTGCCAAAAACGGTTTCGAGGCAATGGAAGTTGGGGGAAAGTTAAGGATCCGGATTCATCATGAAAATGAATGGGCTAAAATCATAATTATCGACAACGGTCATGGACTGAATGAAAAAGATATCGGTAAAGTCTTCGATCCCTTTTATACATCGAAAAAGGAAGGAACCGGATTAGGGCTATTCGTATGTAAACGAATAATTGAATCTTTTAACGGAACCATCGAGTTTTCAAGTAAACCTCTAAACGGTACAACCGTTACAATCAGCTTACCTTTAATAAAAGACCATCCTTAG
- a CDS encoding thermonuclease family protein, whose protein sequence is MNRNSFLHSYLPVFLLTAISLITLTGCQAASDNLINESKQEDSMSNEDIQSSTNSSKEEKGRTFTAEIVRVVDGDTVKIKMPNGNEETVRLLLVDTPETVHPSKPVQPFGPEASKFTKDLMPEGSKVEVETGIGERDKYGRLLAYFYVDGKMVNKLLLEKGLARVAYVYAPNTKYLDELEDMQKQAQKEEIGIWSIENYATSKGFDDSKSGEESEKKTTVHSSCNNPEIKGNINSRGNKIYHIPSGQYYEITKPEEMFCTEQDAQEAGFRKSQS, encoded by the coding sequence ATGAACAGAAATTCCTTTTTACATTCTTATCTGCCTGTTTTTCTCCTGACTGCCATAAGCCTGATCACTTTGACTGGCTGTCAGGCCGCATCAGATAACTTGATCAATGAATCGAAACAGGAAGATTCAATGTCCAATGAAGATATTCAATCCAGTACGAATTCTTCCAAAGAAGAGAAAGGCAGGACATTCACAGCCGAGATCGTCAGGGTTGTCGATGGAGATACAGTAAAAATCAAAATGCCAAATGGAAATGAAGAAACGGTCAGGCTCCTTTTGGTAGATACCCCAGAAACCGTGCACCCCTCCAAGCCCGTTCAGCCTTTTGGACCTGAAGCAAGCAAGTTCACCAAGGATTTAATGCCTGAGGGCTCTAAAGTGGAAGTAGAAACCGGCATTGGTGAAAGAGATAAATATGGCCGGCTGCTGGCCTATTTTTATGTTGATGGAAAAATGGTTAATAAACTACTGCTTGAAAAAGGACTGGCCAGGGTAGCCTATGTTTATGCACCGAACACTAAATATCTTGATGAATTGGAAGATATGCAGAAACAAGCCCAAAAAGAAGAAATCGGGATTTGGTCAATTGAAAACTATGCAACTTCAAAAGGGTTTGATGATTCGAAGTCCGGAGAAGAATCAGAGAAAAAAACCACTGTCCATTCATCTTGCAATAACCCAGAAATTAAAGGGAATATAAACTCTAGAGGCAATAAAATATATCACATTCCTTCGGGCCAATATTACGAAATAACTAAACCGGAAGAAATGTTTTGTACCGAACAAGACGCACAGGAAGCTGGATTCCGAAAATCGCAGAGTTAA
- the fetB gene encoding iron export ABC transporter permease subunit FetB, giving the protein MEGNGIIDIEFWRLCAAYVFVVVLLIIVKWRGISREKQIMLATVRMTVQLILAGYVLTYIFENPHPLLSLGFLCAMALFSIHNIFKQVPHTLNKKIKRMVILSMLSGPMAALFYFNVVVIHFTPWYEPRYFIPIAGMIVGNAMTGVTLALKNLHDGISSNREKVEAMLMLGATPARAVKKYVDAAFDSAVLPTLNNMLGMGIIFLPGMMTGQILSGISPLIAIEYQIAILIGILGSVSLTVVLFIMLSFRAFFTKNAQLSI; this is encoded by the coding sequence ATGGAGGGTAATGGGATAATAGATATTGAGTTCTGGCGACTTTGTGCAGCCTATGTCTTTGTTGTAGTCCTGCTCATTATCGTTAAATGGCGAGGGATTTCACGGGAAAAGCAAATCATGCTCGCTACGGTACGGATGACGGTCCAACTCATTCTTGCCGGATATGTTTTGACATATATCTTTGAAAATCCTCACCCTTTACTTTCTTTAGGATTTCTATGTGCAATGGCTTTGTTCTCCATCCATAATATTTTTAAGCAAGTGCCCCATACGCTCAATAAGAAAATTAAAAGGATGGTCATCCTAAGTATGTTGTCAGGTCCCATGGCTGCCTTGTTTTATTTTAATGTGGTCGTGATCCATTTCACGCCATGGTATGAGCCCAGGTATTTCATTCCAATAGCAGGGATGATCGTGGGGAATGCAATGACTGGTGTGACATTAGCACTTAAAAACCTCCATGATGGGATTAGCAGTAATCGTGAAAAAGTAGAAGCGATGTTGATGCTTGGAGCGACTCCAGCAAGGGCTGTGAAGAAATATGTGGATGCTGCATTCGACTCGGCAGTCCTCCCGACTTTGAACAATATGCTCGGGATGGGAATTATTTTCCTTCCAGGAATGATGACAGGGCAAATCCTGTCGGGAATAAGCCCACTCATCGCAATTGAATACCAGATTGCCATACTTATCGGAATTCTCGGGAGTGTTTCATTAACGGTCGTCCTTTTCATTATGCTTAGTTTCAGAGCCTTTTTTACCAAAAATGCACAGCTTTCCATTTAA
- a CDS encoding MarR family transcriptional regulator gives MENNNIQQSLKLFIVMSRAHRSINDVVNKHIAEEGLNPTEFAVLELLYHKGDQPLQQIGGKILLASGSITYVVDKLEQKDYLQRIACKEDRRVTFAKITEKGKAFIEGVFPEHEKRIDDIMSVLTQDEKETVIELLKKIGYSAQN, from the coding sequence ATGGAGAATAATAACATCCAACAGTCTTTGAAACTGTTTATAGTGATGTCTAGAGCACATAGATCTATCAATGATGTGGTAAATAAACATATAGCCGAAGAGGGTTTGAATCCAACTGAGTTTGCAGTACTGGAATTACTTTATCATAAAGGCGATCAGCCTCTTCAGCAAATAGGAGGAAAAATCCTGCTAGCGAGCGGCAGCATTACCTATGTCGTGGATAAACTTGAACAGAAGGATTATCTACAGAGAATAGCATGTAAAGAGGATCGCCGTGTAACCTTTGCAAAAATTACGGAAAAAGGAAAAGCCTTCATTGAAGGGGTATTTCCCGAGCATGAAAAAAGAATCGATGATATCATGAGTGTACTTACGCAAGATGAAAAGGAAACCGTGATAGAATTGCTTAAAAAGATTGGGTATTCCGCTCAAAATTAG